TCCTACCAATACCACTGATGTGACCACCAGTACCAAGCCCCGCAATGAAAACCCTGGGCCTCCTACCAACCGACTCCAACTGCCCAATAATCTCGGCCGCAGTAGCCTCATAATGGCCATTGGGGTTGGCCGGATTCTCAAACTGATTCAGGTTAACAGCGCCCGTCCTCCTAGCATGCTCATTAACAGCCCTCCAAAACTCCTCATCAATACCATCCCTATCCACCTTAACCACCTCAGCACCCAAAACCCTGAGAAGGACCTCCGTAGCCCTGGGGAGGTGCTTGGTGGTGTACGCCCTAAACCTAAAACCATATATATTAGCCAGGGCGGCCAGGGCAATGGCAACATTACCCGAGGAAGCCTCCTCAACAACCACAGACCCACCCCAAGCACCAACCCCATTGAGCAGGTAAAGCACAGTCCTATCCTTAATACTCCTACTAAGGGCATTGAAAAACTCAAGCTTAGCCCAAACATCACCAAAACGCTCAAGCCTAACAAGGGGCGTGGGCCAAACACCAGTGATTAAATCACGCACACTAAGAAAGACACTGGACCTACCACCTCCCGCAAATACCAACACCCATCATAACAGGAAACAGCAGAAACACCAATTAATAAACATTACCACACATACCCACAAAAACCTTAAATAAAGGAACAAAAACACAAAACACGCGACAGTCCCAGAGGGGAGCGAGGCGCTCCCCAATGAAAGGGACAGACGAACCGCGGGGAATCGCACATCCCTCCTAATTATCAGCATGAACCCATAACCTTACTAATACTCTTCATGCATTTGTTATTTAAGTTCTTGGCCTTGGCATTGAGTAATGTATTATAATCATCCTCGATGATGGATATTATTGAGAATTGAACATGATCCTGCCAACCACCCCTTCCACCTTTACCCTTATTAGTTATGAAGTATAGGTTCTTAATCACCTTCTCCACTTTAACAGCAATAATCTGATTGGAAGCTCTCTCGAATGGTATAATGATCGTGTACTTGTCAGGGGGGTTCCACTTCTTAACAGCAGGGTGTGTGGGCTTTTCTTCAGGTTTGCCATTGACTTTAAAGGGCCCAACGAAGCTTCTACCACATGCGCTCAGCTCATTACCTTTTGAAGTTCTTACGTAAAAGAAAAATAAATCACCAGCTCTAATTAAGTCAAGAGCGGTGATACCATATTTATCCTTATCAACACCAAAAACACACTCTTCTAGGCAAATTTTCAAGTTGCCTGGTTTAGTTACAAAAATCCAGTAATGAACCATTAAATCTAAAACACACCATACCTTATAAATATGAAATAATAGATCAACCGTACAATACCCCAACCTATTCTAAACATCAAATAATTAATAAAGCAATTACAATTCACAACTCTAAAAACTCTAATTTTGGATTATGCCTTTTAAACAATTCCTTAACCTTATTAGACTGAATTATATTCCTATCCAGGGTAACAAAATACTTAGCATTCGCATCAGCAAGCGCCGTGGCAACAATAAGCACATCATAAAGACCCAGCCAATTTACTTCACTCATTAATTCATTTAAATACTCCATAAATAATTTCCACGAATCACCATTAAACATAAAGACCTCAATTTCATTACTTATTAATAAACCATGAACCCTATTAACTACATCCTCATTATCCCGAACCTTAGCATAAACCTCAGCCAAAGCAAAAGGCGAAACCACAACCTTAAACTGGCCACTCCTAACAATTCTATTATTCAACAAATTTCTAAGGCTCCCATAATCAAATAACACACTGGAATCACAATGAATAGTTTGCATCGATAAGCCCAAGATTTTTCAGCAAATTTAATGCTTTCCCAATGTACTCACTGGCCCATGGCTTCAGGAATAGTAGGTGGTCCAGGACATCACTTAAGGTGGTGCCTGGGTACCTCTCTCTGTACGCCGTCATTAGCATGTGCAGTGTAGCCGCAACCTCAAGCACGGCATCACTGGCCCCAGACAGCATATCCAGTGCACTGCTTAATTCACCATCGTCTTTGTAATACCCCGCGAGTGCCCTGATCTCGTTATCACCAAGCCTGGCCAGGGCCATGTAATCATCGGCTAAGGCCCTTGAGTATGGTCCACGCAGGTAAAGGTCAAAGTCATAACGCGGGCCCAACCCAAGGGCATTCAATAGGTAAATTACCTTTTGAACCCTAAGCCTGGCATCAAAACTACCCAGTAAGTCACTGGCTTCAATACCAAGCCTAGCCAGTACGAAGGACAGGAATACAAGCCTACTATTCATATATCCCCAGAATAAGCAGTAAAAAGTGCATTTATAAGTCTATTATCAACTCAGCCCAAACCACCACGCACCTCACCTAAACCCTCCTCCTAACAACAAACCTACACTCAACCCCCCTCACACCTATAATAACCCACATAAACCACACACAATATACCTATTAAGAAACCCCAAAACCCAATCAACCTCGTTAGCCGAAAAAGACATGAGCTCATGACACCCCCTACACGCTTATCCTTCGCCCTAACCACCAAGTACCCAAGGCTTTACATAATCCATTTAACATAACAGGTAACCAAACCTGGAATTAGGGGTTGATTTGGGTTGTGGTTGTTTTCTCATTCTCTGTGTTCGTTTGTTCAATGATTTGTCTTAGGTTATATTATTATTGCCTTATTCGTGATTTTCCTGCTTAAGTTTTGCCGTGGAATTTGCCGTGAAATATTAATCATAGCATAAAATTTAAAAGGAGATAAGTAGTATATATCAATGTATGGCGTCGGGTTTAAACGTTGAGGACATAAGAAGCGCAGGTCTGCTGGGCCTCATAGGCATAATCCTCATGCTCCTTTCTATAGCAGCTGCTGTGGCATACGCAGGCGCAGGTTTGGGTTTGGTGGGCCTTATAATGGTCCTAATGGCCCTTAATAAGTTGTCCAAGGCCTTCAACAGGCCCAGTATATTCAGGAATGCATTGTACGCCGTGATCACGGGCATCGTGGGCATCGTACTGATCATCGTGGTAGTGGTTTTAGCCTATTTAGCCGTCAACATCTCAGCAGCAGTCTCAGCAGCACCATTTACTACCTCCACCCTATCCAGGTCCTACGGATCCTTGGCCTCGTCAATTGCCATAGTCATAATATTCATAACATTGGCTGCGGCTGTCTACATAATAATTGTGTTTTCATACCGATTCTTTAGAAACGCATACATAGAGCTAGCCGAGGCTAGTGGCATAGGCGACTTCCGCAGCACAGCCAAGTGGTACTGGTACGGGGCTTTGACGGCTATAGTCCTAGTGGGCGTGGTGTTAATACTCATAGGACACATATACGCAGCACTGGGCTACAATAAACTAAGAGAATACAAAGCGCAGTGACAGTTGCTTAAATTACCATTTACATAAAAATAAGATACTGCATCCGAGAGAACTCAAATGAATATATATATAACTTTGATAGAACACAAAGATGGAGCTACTAATACTAAAGATGTTGCAATGGTCGTGGATGGCGGTGTGACAACCGTGGTTAAAACTCACCAAAAACCATTAATCCATATGGCTGCATTATTCTATTTATTAATTGTTCCACCACCAGTATTGCTACGTTCACGGGCTTATCCGTAGAATTCCCTACGTATAGCCAGCAAGCCCCTGCCCCTTACTTATCAAAACCCCTCACAGGTAACTACCCATGAAAGAAAGGGGCTCCTCGCGATGGAGGCACGCCACAGTAACAAAAACCAAGGTAAAAGCAATCCCAACCTATAACCCTCCT
This is a stretch of genomic DNA from Vulcanisaeta thermophila. It encodes these proteins:
- a CDS encoding DUF996 domain-containing protein, producing the protein MASGLNVEDIRSAGLLGLIGIILMLLSIAAAVAYAGAGLGLVGLIMVLMALNKLSKAFNRPSIFRNALYAVITGIVGIVLIIVVVVLAYLAVNISAAVSAAPFTTSTLSRSYGSLASSIAIVIIFITLAAAVYIIIVFSYRFFRNAYIELAEASGIGDFRSTAKWYWYGALTAIVLVGVVLILIGHIYAALGYNKLREYKAQ
- a CDS encoding EVE domain-containing protein — encoded protein: MVHYWIFVTKPGNLKICLEECVFGVDKDKYGITALDLIRAGDLFFFYVRTSKGNELSACGRSFVGPFKVNGKPEEKPTHPAVKKWNPPDKYTIIIPFERASNQIIAVKVEKVIKNLYFITNKGKGGRGGWQDHVQFSIISIIEDDYNTLLNAKAKNLNNKCMKSISKVMGSC
- a CDS encoding pyridoxal-phosphate dependent enzyme, translated to MLVFAGGGRSSVFLSVRDLITGVWPTPLVRLERFGDVWAKLEFFNALSRSIKDRTVLYLLNGVGAWGGSVVVEEASSGNVAIALAALANIYGFRFRAYTTKHLPRATEVLLRVLGAEVVKVDRDGIDEEFWRAVNEHARRTGAVNLNQFENPANPNGHYEATAAEIIGQLESVGRRPRVFIAGLGTGGHISGIGRRLKERFGDVYVVGVQPARGSVIPGIKRVELGTRWFRDVVDEVVDVTLEEAINGVITIARSEGLLVGLSSGAVFSAFLRVRERFGDDTYLLVFPDDIYKYIDIIGKYLDGGG
- a CDS encoding PIN domain-containing protein — protein: MQTIHCDSSVLFDYGSLRNLLNNRIVRSGQFKVVVSPFALAEVYAKVRDNEDVVNRVHGLLISNEIEVFMFNGDSWKLFMEYLNELMSEVNWLGLYDVLIVATALADANAKYFVTLDRNIIQSNKVKELFKRHNPKLEFLEL